From a single Candidatus Abyssobacteria bacterium SURF_5 genomic region:
- a CDS encoding M28 family peptidase: MITGANLHSLVRVISDMGDRKSGSSVEHRAMEYIRDCFARSGLKDVAIEWFDMHVWEPGNIRLELLPKGTELPCRAVWYSGTTPSGGIQGEAVSCGYGFPHEFDHARGKIAVMQGRALLHFLPTYRFFGSYDAAVKAGALALVVIGDTPGDLIPIFTADEQKHENPIPAVLVSRSAGELLKNRFSEGNPRLQFVLEARSAIGRTGDVIGILPGETDEHIILGAHHDSIYGGAVDNAAGIAALIGIAEELAGRARPPAKTIIFATHPGHELLIGAREFVKRQAAILAKTSAYITLDGIGCGSYREAGGKVILKDLDEIRGIFISPNQALAKLILPIVLKYRIQPSALLTIDIMCPNEDLEGRFHAAGVPIIDIIGKPIWYHTEADTPDKLTPDQLERGTFAQLEIVDRLDKMPMVEIRAAEKQPFDPQLLIERKQTRRRPSIDFTFLPAELKAGQPSLLYVEDFVDLDGVLVDMHWNIAGETGAKGPVVLHVFDKPGRYPVSLTVINNFGTEGKCERVLEVK; encoded by the coding sequence ATGATAACAGGCGCCAACCTTCATTCGCTGGTGAGGGTAATATCGGACATGGGGGATCGAAAATCCGGGAGTTCCGTCGAACACCGGGCGATGGAATACATTCGAGACTGTTTCGCGCGAAGCGGACTGAAGGATGTGGCTATCGAGTGGTTCGATATGCATGTTTGGGAACCGGGAAACATTCGGCTCGAGTTGCTCCCGAAAGGGACAGAGCTTCCGTGTAGGGCCGTCTGGTATTCGGGTACAACGCCGTCCGGCGGCATACAGGGAGAAGCCGTATCCTGTGGGTACGGCTTTCCGCACGAGTTTGATCATGCACGCGGAAAGATTGCGGTAATGCAGGGTCGAGCCCTGCTGCATTTTTTGCCGACGTATCGTTTCTTCGGCAGTTATGACGCGGCGGTGAAGGCGGGTGCTCTCGCGCTTGTTGTAATCGGTGACACGCCGGGCGATCTGATTCCCATTTTCACGGCAGACGAGCAGAAACATGAAAACCCGATTCCTGCTGTCCTAGTCAGCCGTTCTGCCGGGGAACTGCTGAAAAATCGATTTTCAGAAGGAAATCCACGGCTTCAGTTCGTGCTTGAAGCAAGGTCCGCCATCGGGCGCACGGGAGACGTAATCGGGATTCTTCCAGGGGAAACGGATGAACACATCATACTCGGCGCACACCACGACAGTATCTATGGAGGCGCGGTGGATAACGCTGCCGGGATTGCGGCTTTGATTGGCATAGCGGAAGAGCTGGCGGGCAGAGCGCGGCCGCCGGCAAAGACAATTATCTTTGCCACGCATCCGGGTCATGAATTACTAATCGGCGCGCGCGAGTTCGTGAAGAGGCAAGCCGCCATACTCGCAAAGACGTCGGCGTATATCACGCTTGACGGGATCGGCTGCGGAAGCTATCGAGAGGCCGGCGGCAAAGTGATTTTAAAGGATCTCGATGAAATCAGGGGAATTTTTATTTCACCGAATCAAGCGCTCGCAAAGCTCATTCTCCCGATCGTTTTGAAATACCGCATCCAGCCGTCGGCGCTTCTGACAATCGACATCATGTGCCCGAATGAGGACCTCGAGGGTCGATTCCATGCGGCAGGCGTTCCGATCATCGATATAATCGGCAAGCCCATCTGGTATCATACCGAAGCCGATACTCCGGATAAGCTGACGCCCGACCAACTGGAGCGCGGTACATTCGCGCAACTGGAAATAGTCGATCGTCTTGACAAGATGCCGATGGTGGAGATTCGCGCTGCCGAAAAACAGCCCTTTGATCCGCAGCTTCTGATTGAGCGGAAACAAACGAGAAGGCGTCCTTCTATAGATTTCACTTTCCTTCCCGCCGAGCTAAAGGCGGGACAACCTTCACTTCTTTACGTGGAGGATTTTGTTGATCTGGACGGAGTCCTTGTGGATATGCACTGGAATATCGCGGGCGAGACAGGAGCGAAGGGGCCGGTCGTCTTGCATGTTTTCGACAAGCCGGGCCGTTATCCAGTGAGCCTGACGGTAATAAACAACTTCGGTACGGAAGGAAAATGCGAGCGAGTCCTTGAGGTGAAATAA
- a CDS encoding U32 family peptidase, whose protein sequence is MKSVNRKAELVAPAGNLQKLKVAVEYGADAVYLGGRRFSLRARSENFTPSEMTEGLSYARARNVRVYVLLNVFPHNRHLDEMRAFLEYLGDLRPDAFVVSDIGAFEVAREIAPLVPVHISTQANVTNWRTARFWQEMGASRLILARELSLQEIEEIAARVEVDLEIFVHGAMCMAYSGRCFLSRHLTGRDANLGDCSQSCRWKYRVVEETRPAETFEVEEHPEGTFIFSSRDLCMIEHLPAVLQSGVYGLKIEGRMKSVYYLGITTRTYRMALDRYHASPADYAPDPELVEELRQTGNREFTTGFYLGEMQDGRAPAGGAERKSVRSFVGLVTGSDDGRATVEVRGQIRRGDTLEAIQPKADSVRWVVDSMFGENGQPVEIAQPNSVIHLPIHLQTFSLLRK, encoded by the coding sequence ATGAAGTCGGTGAATCGGAAAGCTGAACTGGTTGCGCCCGCGGGCAACTTGCAGAAGCTGAAAGTGGCGGTTGAATATGGCGCCGACGCGGTGTATCTCGGCGGGCGCCGATTCAGTCTTCGGGCGCGGTCGGAAAATTTCACGCCCTCCGAAATGACGGAAGGTCTATCTTACGCCCGCGCGCGTAATGTGCGAGTTTATGTCCTCCTCAATGTTTTTCCTCACAACAGGCACCTTGACGAGATGCGTGCGTTCCTTGAATATCTGGGCGATCTCCGACCGGACGCCTTCGTCGTTTCGGATATCGGCGCTTTCGAAGTGGCCCGCGAAATCGCTCCGCTGGTCCCGGTCCACATCAGCACGCAAGCAAACGTCACCAATTGGAGAACCGCCCGCTTCTGGCAAGAGATGGGCGCATCGCGGCTGATCCTGGCGCGCGAATTAAGCCTGCAGGAAATAGAAGAAATCGCAGCGCGCGTCGAAGTCGACCTCGAGATATTCGTGCATGGCGCAATGTGCATGGCATACTCCGGAAGATGCTTCCTGAGCAGGCACCTGACGGGGCGAGACGCTAATCTGGGAGATTGCTCGCAGTCGTGCCGCTGGAAATATCGCGTGGTGGAAGAAACGCGTCCGGCGGAAACTTTCGAAGTCGAGGAGCATCCGGAGGGAACTTTCATATTCAGCTCGCGCGATCTCTGTATGATCGAGCATTTGCCCGCCGTCCTCCAATCCGGAGTTTACGGGTTGAAGATCGAGGGGCGGATGAAGAGCGTTTATTATCTCGGAATCACGACACGGACGTACCGCATGGCGCTTGACAGGTATCACGCGTCGCCGGCCGATTATGCGCCGGACCCGGAGCTGGTTGAGGAACTGCGGCAAACCGGCAATCGGGAATTCACCACGGGATTCTATCTGGGCGAGATGCAGGATGGGAGGGCTCCCGCAGGCGGCGCCGAGCGCAAATCCGTCCGCTCATTCGTCGGCCTGGTGACGGGTTCGGATGACGGACGCGCAACAGTGGAAGTACGCGGCCAGATCAGGCGAGGCGACACGCTTGAGGCAATCCAGCCGAAAGCTGATAGCGTTCGCTGGGTGGTTGACTCCATGTTCGGCGAAAACGGACAGCCTGTTGAGATCGCGCAGCCGAACTCCGTAATTCACCTGCCGATTCACCTCCAGACTTTCTCGCTCCTGAGGAAATAG
- a CDS encoding amidohydrolase, which yields MIVDSHVHLFFEGSDPESFFIGAARAGTAFFNKKSGQFDVNMEEAYDANIELLSDKTGEKLVQKMDEAGIDKAILLPLDFWLGCPPSSGMSIEEKNALYAAAVKRHAGRLLSHVGVDPRRPNALDIMQKGVEEGAIGLKLHPTAGFYPDDPICAPLYRKALEYDIPVLIHSGNEPAPLRIKFSQPKYIDTVAAEFPDLKIIIAHTGHGWWQEAIDLASVKPNVYVDFAGWQMEYLNGFDYFYQPLRFALDTLGPWRILFGTDGLMLDVMLSPRDWVLAHKEYRSPAGIRFDGEEIDIILGHAAARLYNLSD from the coding sequence ATGATCGTCGATAGTCATGTGCATTTGTTTTTTGAAGGCTCCGATCCGGAATCTTTCTTTATCGGGGCGGCCCGCGCCGGAACGGCTTTCTTCAACAAAAAGAGCGGTCAATTTGACGTTAACATGGAAGAAGCGTACGACGCCAACATCGAGTTGTTAAGCGATAAAACCGGCGAAAAACTGGTCCAGAAAATGGATGAAGCCGGTATCGACAAGGCAATCCTGCTGCCGCTCGATTTCTGGCTGGGGTGCCCCCCCTCCAGCGGGATGAGCATCGAGGAAAAGAACGCCCTCTATGCCGCAGCGGTCAAGCGGCACGCGGGAAGATTGCTTTCGCACGTCGGCGTCGACCCTCGCCGGCCGAATGCGCTGGATATCATGCAAAAAGGAGTGGAAGAAGGCGCAATCGGCTTGAAACTACATCCCACTGCCGGGTTCTATCCCGATGACCCCATATGTGCGCCGCTGTACCGCAAAGCCCTCGAGTATGACATTCCCGTCCTCATACACTCCGGCAACGAGCCGGCTCCCCTGCGAATAAAATTCTCGCAGCCGAAATACATCGATACCGTGGCCGCCGAGTTCCCCGACCTCAAAATCATCATCGCGCATACCGGCCATGGCTGGTGGCAAGAGGCAATCGATCTTGCCTCCGTCAAACCGAACGTATACGTTGATTTCGCGGGATGGCAGATGGAATATCTGAACGGATTCGATTATTTCTATCAGCCGCTCCGGTTCGCCCTCGACACACTCGGGCCATGGCGCATTCTGTTCGGAACCGATGGCTTGATGCTTGACGTGATGCTCTCGCCGCGAGATTGGGTGCTTGCGCACAAGGAATACCGATCGCCGGCAGGAATCCGTTTCGACGGCGAAGAAATCGACATCATCCTCGGCCATGCAGCGGCTCGACTTTACAATCTTTCCGATTAA
- the ruvX gene encoding Holliday junction resolvase RuvX encodes MKIDSYKRIIGLDVGDRRIGVAVSDELRITAQAVCTIERSTPANDFAAVKKLAEEYDAAAVVAGLPKKLDGTSSPQTEKVQQFLDGLRKHVEIPVLTWDERFTTTSAEASLIEADVGRKARKKIIDAVAAQIMLQHYLDCTRSP; translated from the coding sequence ATGAAAATTGATAGTTACAAGAGGATTATCGGGCTTGATGTCGGCGACAGGCGGATAGGCGTCGCGGTAAGCGACGAATTGAGGATAACGGCGCAAGCCGTGTGCACAATAGAACGGTCGACTCCTGCAAATGATTTCGCGGCGGTCAAGAAACTGGCGGAGGAGTACGATGCCGCTGCCGTCGTCGCCGGCCTGCCGAAGAAGCTTGACGGAACAAGCAGTCCCCAGACCGAGAAGGTGCAACAGTTTCTTGACGGCCTGAGGAAGCACGTGGAAATCCCGGTCCTGACCTGGGACGAACGCTTTACCACCACATCTGCGGAAGCTTCATTAATCGAGGCCGACGTCGGTCGCAAAGCGAGGAAGAAGATAATTGATGCGGTTGCCGCTCAAATCATGTTACAACACTATCTGGACTGCACCCGGTCTCCTTGA
- a CDS encoding aminotransferase class I/II-fold pyridoxal phosphate-dependent enzyme, with the protein MSEKTERGEQYSKQSRIVHGDWKQTGVDYSHAMIPPISSTVTYDLNSKVFGGKSPMEFLMGLEDWSRLPFYIYSRFDDPTNMLLENKITLAEGGETTLVFGSGMAAITAALLTSLGPGDEILYHHILYGNTHGLITKWLPRFGMKIKGLDFTDEQALTEAISENTRVVYFETPVNPLIELVDIARVRAIVDAAEKKMGQQGQVRIIVDNTFATPFCQRPIELGVDVVVLSLTKAMGGFGIDLGGAIVGKNEIRAPLIMFREETGGVLSPKAAWNVLTFGIPTLPVRMKAMQESASQIATFLGDHRKIKKVNFPGLPSHPHHQIAKKQMRDFKGSFAPGSMLYFEIDTDDDRAMERFTAHAGDNCYCLSVAVSLGNTATLLENPYNMTHLFMSEEEKEEAGIKRSGIRMSVGLEDPDDIIRDLKEALEKV; encoded by the coding sequence ATGTCTGAAAAAACAGAACGAGGCGAACAATATTCAAAACAGTCGCGCATCGTACACGGCGACTGGAAACAAACCGGTGTCGATTACAGCCACGCCATGATCCCGCCGATTTCATCAACGGTGACGTACGACCTTAACTCGAAGGTTTTCGGCGGGAAATCTCCAATGGAATTCCTGATGGGGCTGGAGGATTGGAGCCGCCTGCCGTTTTACATCTATTCGCGCTTCGATGACCCGACCAACATGCTGCTCGAAAACAAGATCACACTTGCCGAGGGCGGAGAAACCACATTGGTTTTCGGGAGCGGCATGGCCGCCATCACCGCCGCTCTTTTAACTTCTCTCGGACCCGGCGATGAAATCCTCTACCACCACATACTCTACGGGAATACCCACGGCCTCATCACGAAATGGCTTCCTCGCTTCGGAATGAAAATCAAAGGTCTCGATTTCACCGACGAGCAGGCCCTCACAGAAGCCATCAGCGAGAATACGCGCGTCGTCTACTTCGAGACGCCCGTCAACCCGCTGATCGAACTGGTCGACATTGCGAGGGTACGCGCCATTGTCGACGCCGCGGAAAAGAAAATGGGACAACAGGGCCAGGTGCGGATCATCGTCGATAACACCTTCGCCACACCCTTCTGCCAGCGGCCCATCGAACTGGGCGTGGACGTGGTCGTCCTCAGTCTCACAAAAGCGATGGGCGGCTTCGGCATCGATCTGGGCGGCGCCATCGTCGGCAAAAACGAGATTCGGGCTCCGCTCATCATGTTTCGCGAGGAAACGGGCGGCGTTCTTTCTCCGAAAGCGGCGTGGAACGTTCTCACCTTCGGAATCCCGACACTGCCGGTCAGAATGAAAGCGATGCAGGAAAGCGCCTCGCAGATCGCCACTTTTCTCGGGGATCACCGCAAAATCAAGAAGGTGAATTTCCCCGGGCTGCCTTCGCATCCGCATCATCAGATCGCAAAAAAACAGATGCGCGACTTCAAAGGCAGCTTCGCTCCCGGCTCCATGCTGTACTTCGAGATCGATACCGACGACGATCGCGCGATGGAGCGCTTCACTGCCCATGCCGGCGACAACTGTTACTGCCTTTCTGTGGCCGTGAGCCTCGGAAATACCGCTACTCTCCTGGAAAATCCCTACAACATGACGCACCTGTTCATGTCGGAAGAGGAGAAAGAGGAGGCGGGCATCAAGCGCAGCGGCATCCGCATGTCGGTCGGCCTCGAGGACCCCGACGATATCATCCGCGACCTGAAAGAAGCTCTCGAGAAAGTCTGA
- the mltG gene encoding endolytic transglycosylase MltG has product MVHERLHSDSPAEENEIERTPSENKSRTRQKVVSILFFAFFILLWLLLYFVNRTMAWPQRVEAGHPRYVVVEVPPGSPVAEIAERLSTHQLISSELIFTMAAAVRGTTHRLKSGEYRFDRTMSLLEILTWLEQGRVMLHKFTVPEGSTVEQIAMLLSNKRLADPQEVLSLANDAAFCQELGLDSPSLEGFLFPETYKIAKGLSAESVLRIMVDRFWHVWIAETNKRPDADELNLRDIVSIASIIEKEAIYDDEELLIASVIYNRLKKKMPLQCDVTIRYPLDNYGVNLTYADLELDSPYNSYRNRGLPPTPICNPGRSAIRAALSPPKTDYLYFVSMNNKRHKFSTNLKDHNDAVRKYQVLNEVGESES; this is encoded by the coding sequence ATGGTACACGAACGACTCCATTCCGATTCGCCCGCCGAAGAAAACGAAATAGAACGGACACCCTCCGAAAATAAAAGCCGAACCCGGCAAAAAGTTGTCTCGATTCTCTTCTTTGCATTCTTCATTCTCCTATGGCTGCTTTTGTATTTTGTGAATAGAACGATGGCTTGGCCGCAGAGAGTGGAAGCCGGCCATCCCAGGTATGTTGTTGTAGAAGTTCCGCCAGGCTCTCCGGTCGCTGAAATCGCGGAGCGTCTCTCTACTCATCAGCTCATTTCGAGCGAGCTGATCTTTACAATGGCGGCCGCAGTTCGGGGAACGACCCACCGATTGAAATCGGGCGAATACCGCTTTGACCGAACCATGTCTCTCCTGGAGATTCTGACGTGGCTGGAGCAAGGCCGCGTGATGCTTCACAAGTTTACGGTTCCTGAGGGATCAACAGTCGAACAGATTGCGATGCTACTGTCGAATAAAAGGCTCGCGGACCCGCAGGAGGTTTTGTCTCTGGCCAACGATGCAGCATTCTGCCAGGAGTTGGGGCTGGACAGTCCCTCGCTTGAGGGTTTTCTCTTTCCGGAAACATATAAAATAGCCAAAGGATTATCCGCTGAATCTGTTCTTCGAATCATGGTGGACCGGTTCTGGCACGTCTGGATTGCAGAGACGAACAAGCGTCCCGACGCCGATGAGCTCAATCTTCGAGATATCGTTTCCATCGCTTCGATCATCGAAAAAGAAGCGATCTATGACGACGAGGAGCTTCTCATAGCGAGCGTCATCTATAACCGTCTCAAGAAGAAGATGCCGCTGCAATGCGACGTGACCATTCGATATCCGCTGGACAATTATGGAGTCAATCTTACCTATGCCGATTTGGAACTGGACTCTCCGTACAACTCGTATCGTAATCGGGGGCTCCCGCCTACGCCCATCTGCAATCCGGGCCGGTCGGCGATCAGGGCGGCATTATCTCCGCCCAAAACCGATTATCTGTACTTCGTGTCCATGAACAACAAGCGTCACAAATTCTCGACGAACTTGAAAGATCATAATGACGCTGTCCGCAAGTACCAGGTTTTGAATGAAGTCGGTGAATCGGAAAGCTGA
- a CDS encoding prepilin-type N-terminal cleavage/methylation domain-containing protein, with translation MKSMLKKSNRQEAGFTLIEVAVSIGVLGALSLVITALLLRTLDTYGQIMSDTDTIKQARYSLNMVSREIRESVNLNFADVVVPGDALILASARNVNNDFVLDGPPFVAAGPTNTFDPIDSSIILLYINTSADGIPQLVRHQLYYAQDLNLYVPPFNLVLPDPYSGTDILIVDSAGTQIAVNMTTGAVAGTAPTVPPKILMNRVAAFDLALNVAPAPPFPLNIFLTCQVVDRYGRTATSRFQAQADPRNT, from the coding sequence ATGAAAAGCATGCTGAAAAAAAGCAACAGACAAGAGGCTGGCTTCACGCTGATTGAGGTGGCAGTCTCTATCGGAGTTCTGGGGGCGCTGAGCCTGGTCATCACCGCTCTCCTCCTGCGGACGCTTGACACCTACGGTCAAATAATGAGCGACACCGACACCATAAAGCAGGCCCGCTATTCTCTCAATATGGTCAGCCGTGAAATACGAGAGAGCGTGAACCTCAATTTCGCAGACGTAGTTGTGCCCGGAGACGCTTTGATTCTTGCGTCTGCACGGAATGTAAACAATGATTTCGTGTTGGACGGTCCGCCTTTTGTGGCGGCAGGTCCCACAAATACCTTTGACCCGATTGATTCATCGATCATCCTTTTGTACATAAATACCTCCGCCGACGGGATTCCGCAATTAGTCAGGCATCAACTCTATTATGCCCAAGACTTGAACCTCTATGTGCCGCCGTTTAATCTGGTGTTGCCTGATCCCTATAGCGGTACGGATATCCTCATCGTCGACAGCGCCGGAACTCAGATTGCGGTGAATATGACCACCGGCGCAGTCGCGGGAACTGCGCCCACAGTTCCGCCAAAAATTCTGATGAACAGAGTTGCTGCATTTGACCTCGCACTGAACGTTGCTCCCGCTCCGCCTTTTCCATTGAACATCTTTCTAACCTGCCAGGTCGTAGACCGATATGGGCGCACGGCGACTTCGCGGTTTCAGGCGCAAGCCGATCCGCGAAACACATGA
- a CDS encoding polyheme membrane-associated cytochrome C — translation MSSTNILKGLGFLFLICSVGFIAGCNADGSSGRVEFTEHVLQEEEEFEQSGHGDEEAEAFNHWDEDVPPEVPVDCAKCHNTAGFLDFLGITDPNERLVDNPVAIDPNADNALDCDICHNEKTDTWDTVIFPSGAVVDGTLGREALCMECHQGRTSVFDVLTAVGTTPDDTVDPALQFINIHYFAAAATRYGTEVQGGFEYAGQTYAGYFAHVPQADICYECHLPHSLRVNVELCSQCHPEVQTEEDVVNIRLPRPSADFNGNGDTTEGISFEIAGLRDILYEAMQIYGATTPGTNPIIYAGDTYPYFFIDTNGNGLVDAGEATFANRYNTWTPSLLKAAYNMQYTITDPGCSPHNADYVMQLLYDSIVDLGTVDTSGLVRP, via the coding sequence ATGAGTTCAACGAATATTCTGAAAGGCCTGGGATTCCTGTTCCTTATCTGCAGCGTCGGATTCATTGCCGGATGCAACGCCGACGGCAGCTCCGGCCGTGTCGAATTCACCGAGCATGTGCTGCAGGAAGAAGAAGAATTCGAGCAATCCGGTCATGGCGACGAAGAAGCCGAAGCCTTCAACCATTGGGATGAAGACGTGCCTCCGGAAGTTCCGGTGGATTGTGCAAAGTGTCACAACACCGCCGGCTTCCTTGATTTCCTCGGCATCACGGACCCCAATGAACGACTGGTAGACAATCCGGTTGCGATCGACCCGAATGCCGATAACGCCCTTGACTGCGACATCTGCCATAATGAGAAAACAGATACTTGGGATACGGTCATCTTCCCCTCGGGCGCTGTTGTGGATGGGACGCTTGGACGCGAGGCGCTGTGCATGGAATGCCATCAGGGACGAACTTCGGTCTTCGACGTGCTCACGGCCGTTGGGACAACTCCGGACGACACCGTTGACCCTGCACTCCAATTCATCAACATCCACTACTTTGCCGCCGCGGCGACACGCTATGGAACTGAAGTGCAGGGCGGTTTCGAATACGCCGGCCAGACGTATGCGGGATATTTTGCGCATGTGCCGCAGGCGGACATATGCTACGAATGCCATCTCCCTCATTCCCTGCGTGTGAATGTGGAACTTTGTTCTCAATGTCATCCGGAAGTGCAGACGGAAGAAGATGTCGTTAACATCCGCCTGCCAAGGCCTTCGGCGGACTTCAACGGTAACGGCGACACAACCGAAGGCATCAGCTTTGAAATAGCAGGATTACGGGATATCCTCTATGAAGCCATGCAAATTTATGGAGCGACTACTCCCGGCACCAATCCCATCATTTACGCAGGAGACACCTATCCATACTTCTTCATCGATACCAACGGTAATGGCCTTGTGGATGCGGGCGAAGCTACGTTTGCGAATCGGTACAATACATGGACCCCCAGTCTTTTGAAGGCCGCATACAACATGCAATACACGATCACAGACCCGGGATGCTCTCCCCACAACGCTGATTACGTGATGCAGTTGCTATACGATAGTATTGTGGATCTCGGCACCGTGGACACGAGCGGTCTTGTTCGCCCATAA